A stretch of the Agelaius phoeniceus isolate bAgePho1 chromosome 1, bAgePho1.hap1, whole genome shotgun sequence genome encodes the following:
- the LOC129122571 gene encoding patched domain-containing protein 3-like: MAGPRDPAERCSCRNTNCVERPLRRLFEGLAGGVTACPWPFVLVPLLLSGGLGAGFVFLPQRQANDIEGQFTPTWGPAKAERDFVRRHFPTNDSERFSAARLPTEGAYAALIAVATNGNSVLDAAPWAEVLRLNATVHDAEYERLCARTAGRCASPNELLSRRGDAGPPEPGSLRFPINDGVFLGAALGGVETDGGRVLRARALKLLYYLREDGPEAQDSRQWLESFVQNISSKVEELRLRSIQVTYFTSLSRQQEFEGNAKSVIPLFSVTYFLTISFAVISCLRLSCIRNNIWLASCGVLSSGLAVLSSFGLMLFCGVPFVVTVANAPFLILGVGVDDMFIMIASWEQSSRKNEKSSVKSLLAETYAEAALSVTITTLTDVLAFFIGTWTAFPSVRSFCLYTGTAFVFCYVYTMTFFGAVLVLNHKREQGNRHWLTCMRVDVGKDQAENSCLYNACCIGSCSGQPSQPEGEHPMSVFFKKYYGPFVTNKWIKVLMVLLYGAYLGGSIYGCTQVREGIDLRNLANDASYVIPYYDDDDKYFSTYGPRVMVVITESVDYWNESVRLGIESCAQNLENISYVDKNLSESWLRVYTELDKRGVININSKTDFLNNLNVLFGVHHSSEWDINKTQDEIEASRFFIQTVNVTSAVDEKNLLNELREAAKQCSIPLKVYHPAFIYYDQYLVIVQNTVQNVVVAAGAMLVVSLLLIPNPLCCLWVTFAIASVIVGVAGFMTFWNVNLDSISMINLVICIGFSVDFSAHISYAFVTSGESSANKRAIEALSMLGYPVLQGAVSTILGVVVLAAASTYIFRTFFKIMFLVILFGALHGLVFIPVFLTFFGNFVRSPNNISKKLELEKL, translated from the exons ATGGCGGGGCCGCGGGACCCCGCGGAGCGCTGCTCCTGCCGCAACACCAACTGCGTGGAGCGGCCGCTGCGCCGGCTCTTCGAAGGGCTGGCGGGCGGCGTGACCGCCTGCCCCTGGCCCTTCGTGCTGGTGCCGCTGCTGCTGTCGGGCGGGCTGGGCGCCGGCTTCGTCTTCCTACCGCAGCGGCAGGCGAACGACATCGAGGGGCAGTTCACGCCCACGTGGGGCCCCGCCAAGGCCGAGCGCGACTTCGTGCGGCGGCACTTCCCCACCAACGACTCGGAGCGCTTCTCCGCCGCGCGGCTGCCCACCGAGGGCGCCTACGCCGCCCTCATCGCCGTGGCGACGAACGGGAACTCGGTCCTGGACGCGGCGCCGTGGGCAGAGGTGCTGCGGCTGAACGCGACCGTGCACGACGCCGAGTACGAGCGGCTCTGCGCCCGCACCGCCGGCCGCTGTGCCAGCCCCAACGAGCTGCTGTCGCGGCGGGGCGATGCGGGTCCGCCCGAGCCGGGGAGCCTCCGCTTCCCCATCAACGACGGCGTCTTCCTGGGGGCCGCGCTGGGCGGCGTGGAGACGGACGGCGGGCGGGTGCTCAGGGCGCGGGCCCTGAAGCTGCTGTATTACCTGCGGGAGGACGGCCCCGAGGCGCAGGACAGCCGGCAGTGGCTGGAGAGCTTCGTGCAGAACATCTCGTCCAAAGTGGAGGAGTTGCGCCTCCGCTCCATTCAG GTGACTTACTTTACCTCACTGTCAAGACAACAGGAGTTTGAAGGAAATGCCAAGAGTGTGATTCCGCTCTTCTCTGTGACATATTTCTTGACAATAAGTTTTGCAGTCATCTCTTGCCTAAG ACTGAGCTGTATAAGAAATAATATCTGGCTTGCAAGCTGTGGAGTGCTTTCTTCTGGCTTAGCTGTATTAAGCAGCTTTGGATTGATGCTCTTCTGTGGAGTGCCATTTGTGGTCACTGTAGCAAATGCACCATTCCTCATTCTGG GGGTTGGCGTTGATGACATGTTCATCATGATTGCTTCCTGGGAGCAAAGTTCAAGGAAAAACGAGAAATCCAGTGTTAAATCTCTGTTGGCTGAGACTTATGCAGAGGCAGCACTTTCTGTGACCATCACCACTCTGACGGATGTTTTGGCCTTCTTCATTGGCACCTGGACTGCTTTTCCATCCGTGAGGTCTTTCTGCCTCTATACAGGGACAGCTTTTGTCTTCTGCTATGTATATACCATGACCTTCTTTGGGGCAGTTCTGGTATTAAATCACAAAAGGGAGCAAGGGAACCGACACTGGCTGACTTGTATGCGTGTGGATGTAGGTAAAGATCAGGCTGAGAACTCCTGCTTGTACAATGCTTGCTGTATCGGCAGCTGTTCTGGGCAGCCATCTCAGCCAGAAGGTGAGCATCCAATGAGCGTattctttaaaaagtattacGGCCCTTTTGTTACAAATAAATGGATCAAGGTGCTCATGGTGTTGCTCTACGGAGCATATTTGGGTGGCAGCATTTATGGGTGTACTCAGGTCAGGGAAGGCATCGATCTCCGAAATCTGGCAAATGATGCCTCCTACGTTATTCCATActatgatgatgatgacaaaTACTTCTCCACATATGGGCCCAGGGTCATGGTTGTCATTACTGAGAGTGTAGATTATTGGAACGAGTCGGTGCGTCTTGGCATTGAGAGCTGTGCACAGAATTTAGAGAACATTTCCTATGTAGATAAGAACCTCTCAGAGTCATGGCTGAGAGTATACACAGAACTTGACAAAAGGGGTGTGATAAATATAAACAGTAAGACTGACTTCTTAAATAACTTAAATGTACTATTTGGAGTTCATCACAGTTCTGAGTGGGACATAAACAAGACTCAGGATGAAATAGAGGCTTCACGCTTCTTCATCCAGACAGTGAACGTGACATCAGCCGTGGATGAGAAGAATCTCCTCAATGAGTTAAGAGAGGCAGCCAAGCAGTGCAGCATTCCACTGAAGGTGTATCACCCAGCCTTCATCTACTACGACCAGTACCTGGTAATAGTGCAGAACACTGTTCAGAACGTTGTGGTTGCTGCCGGGGCCATGCTCGTTGTCTCCCTCCTGCTCATTCCCAACCCGCTGTGCTGCTTGTGGGTGACCTTTGCTATAGCCTCTGTTATAGTTGGTGTTGCTGGTTTCATGACGTTCTGGAACGTCAACCTCGATTCCATATCCATGATCAACCTGGTCATTTGCATTGGGTTTTCAGTAGATTTTTCTGCTCACATTTCCTATGCCTTTGTTACCAGTGGAGAGTCATCGGCCAATAAAAGGGCAATTGAAGCTCTGTCCATGCTGGGTTACCCAGTTCTACAAGGTGCAGTTTCTACAATACTGGGCGTAGTTGTTCTGGCTGCAGCGAGCACCTACATCTTTAGGACGTTCTTCAAGATCATGTTCCTTGTTATTTTGTTTGGGGCTCTTCATGGTCTTGTTTTTATTCCAgtgtttttaacattttttggAAACTTTGTGAGATCACCCAATAACATATCTAAAAAACTTGAGCTTGAGAAATTATAA